A genomic window from Thermococcus nautili includes:
- a CDS encoding tRNA uridine(34) 5-carboxymethylaminomethyl modification radical SAM/GNAT enzyme Elp3 — protein MDERFQEAVRELARLVMEGEIKSRDELNRWKIKIARKYHLSKIPGNSDILKAIPEERREEFRDLLKRKPTRTISGVAVVAMMTKPFPCPHGRCIYCPGGPSVGSPQSYTGREPSALRAIQSAYHPYIIMMRRLKQLTDIGHDVDKVEVIIQGGTFPAVDLDYQEWFIKCAFKAMNDFPHFKDVENLEEKLIRLIVKKDESVFEEDPKFREAWLKTHSKPYYYLEDEQRKNEKAKVRMVGLTIETRPDWAFERQIDRMLKLGTTRVELGVQTVFNFIHERTKRGHGVEEIVKATQLLRDAGLKINYHIMPGLPGSNFERDLYTFRTIFEDSRFRPDMLKVYPTLVTKDAPLYRWWKEGKYRPYRTEEAVELLVEAYKLFPKWVRVMRIQRDIPVQLIVDGVKHSNLGQLVFNELIKRGIRPREIRFREVGHMMEKFGIQPEVEHIKLLREDYGASGGREIFLSFEDTKNDILIGFLRLRIPSEKAHRKEINCCSSAIVRELHVYGPLVPIGGKPRYEWQHRGYGRELLAEAERIAREEFDVKKMLVISGVGVREYYRKFGYRKNGPYVAKRLDKGYAEYKKSGEFDAHLNT, from the coding sequence ATGGATGAGAGATTCCAAGAGGCAGTTAGAGAGCTTGCGAGACTCGTGATGGAGGGCGAGATTAAGAGCAGGGACGAGCTCAACCGCTGGAAGATTAAAATAGCTAGGAAGTATCATCTCTCAAAGATTCCGGGCAATTCCGATATCCTGAAGGCCATTCCTGAGGAGAGGCGCGAGGAGTTCAGGGACTTGCTGAAGAGAAAGCCAACGAGGACGATAAGTGGCGTCGCGGTCGTTGCCATGATGACGAAGCCCTTTCCCTGCCCCCATGGCAGGTGTATATACTGTCCCGGTGGGCCGAGCGTCGGTTCGCCCCAGAGCTACACGGGAAGGGAGCCTTCCGCTTTGAGGGCGATTCAGAGCGCTTACCATCCTTACATCATCATGATGCGTCGCCTTAAACAGCTCACCGACATAGGCCACGACGTTGACAAGGTCGAGGTCATAATCCAGGGCGGGACCTTTCCGGCGGTTGACCTGGACTACCAGGAGTGGTTCATCAAGTGCGCCTTTAAGGCTATGAACGACTTCCCGCACTTCAAAGATGTAGAGAACCTCGAGGAGAAGCTGATTAGGCTGATAGTGAAGAAGGACGAGTCCGTTTTTGAGGAGGACCCGAAGTTCCGCGAGGCGTGGCTCAAAACTCACTCCAAGCCCTACTACTACCTTGAAGACGAGCAGAGGAAGAACGAGAAAGCTAAGGTCAGGATGGTAGGCCTTACGATAGAGACAAGGCCCGACTGGGCCTTCGAGAGGCAGATTGACAGGATGCTCAAGCTCGGAACGACGCGCGTTGAGCTTGGAGTCCAGACGGTCTTCAACTTCATCCACGAGAGGACCAAGCGCGGTCACGGCGTCGAGGAGATAGTGAAGGCCACACAGCTCCTCCGCGATGCTGGATTGAAAATCAACTACCACATAATGCCTGGTCTGCCGGGGAGCAACTTCGAGCGTGACCTATACACCTTCAGGACGATTTTCGAGGATTCCCGCTTTAGACCGGACATGCTCAAGGTTTACCCGACGCTCGTAACCAAGGACGCCCCCCTTTACCGCTGGTGGAAGGAAGGTAAATATCGCCCATACCGCACGGAAGAAGCCGTTGAGCTCCTCGTTGAGGCTTACAAGCTCTTCCCGAAGTGGGTTAGGGTAATGAGAATCCAGCGCGACATTCCAGTTCAGCTCATCGTTGACGGCGTCAAGCACTCGAACCTCGGCCAGCTGGTCTTCAACGAGCTGATAAAGCGCGGTATAAGGCCGAGGGAGATTCGCTTTAGGGAAGTCGGCCACATGATGGAGAAGTTCGGAATCCAGCCGGAGGTTGAGCATATAAAGCTCCTCCGCGAGGACTACGGGGCATCTGGCGGAAGGGAGATTTTCCTAAGCTTTGAAGATACCAAGAACGACATCCTAATCGGATTCCTCCGCCTCAGAATTCCGAGCGAAAAGGCCCACAGAAAGGAGATAAACTGCTGTTCCTCGGCGATAGTCAGGGAACTCCATGTTTACGGCCCGCTCGTGCCGATTGGCGGGAAGCCACGCTATGAGTGGCAGCACCGCGGCTATGGAAGGGAGCTTCTGGCCGAGGCTGAAAGAATCGCCCGCGAGGAGTTCGACGTCAAGAAGATGCTCGTAATCAGCGGCGTTGGCGTCAGAGAGTATTACAGAAAGTTCGGCTACCGGAAGAACGGCCCCTACGTTGCAAAGAGGCTCGATAAGGGCTACGCCGAATATAAAAAGAGCGGGGAGTTCGACGCGCACCTGAACACTTAA
- a CDS encoding HdeD family acid-resistance protein translates to MEYGELKKNWAWLLGLGIIFVTLGFAGLLLLPLVTITSVAIFGAFMLVAGALQIVQGIAKARDWKSRGLHILMGVIYVIGGIATLENPVLATTILTLVLGFSLIAIGAIRIGVAFQNRDISQWALMTLSGVLTIFLGVLIVLQWPWSSLWAIGLFVSVDLIMSGANFIAIALAAKAEGEKSGVPA, encoded by the coding sequence ATGGAGTACGGTGAGCTCAAGAAGAACTGGGCATGGCTGCTGGGCCTTGGAATAATCTTCGTAACCCTCGGATTCGCCGGCCTGCTCCTCCTGCCGCTGGTGACGATAACGAGCGTTGCCATCTTCGGAGCCTTCATGCTCGTCGCCGGAGCGCTCCAGATTGTGCAGGGAATAGCAAAGGCCAGGGACTGGAAGAGCAGGGGCCTGCACATCCTCATGGGCGTTATCTACGTCATCGGCGGTATAGCGACCCTTGAGAACCCCGTTCTCGCGACGACGATACTAACGCTCGTCCTCGGGTTCTCGCTGATTGCAATAGGCGCGATAAGGATTGGCGTTGCCTTCCAGAACAGAGATATAAGCCAGTGGGCGCTGATGACACTCTCGGGAGTCCTGACGATATTCCTCGGCGTCCTGATAGTGCTCCAGTGGCCCTGGTCGAGCCTCTGGGCGATTGGACTGTTCGTGTCCGTTGACCTCATAATGAGCGGTGCCAACTTCATAGCGATAGCGCTGGCGGCGAAGGCAGAAGGGGAGAAAAGCGGGGTTCCTGCTTAA
- a CDS encoding YkgJ family cysteine cluster protein produces MRFKPRPFTEPVGFRCLYCLDCCRGRHVYLTLKDVERIAKAGHDPQDFVTFSVEGDKIRFVLAVREWDLGCVFHDPETGKCRIHEVRPVICRIYPFMVSRKPLGIEGEKPFNYKGETLWLYYDESCPGINAENPETTITPEEIAELGLEFEREFEKTDMDGFARLLDELEK; encoded by the coding sequence ATGCGCTTCAAACCGAGACCCTTCACAGAGCCGGTCGGCTTCCGCTGTCTCTACTGCCTCGACTGCTGCAGGGGAAGGCACGTCTACCTGACTCTGAAAGACGTCGAGCGAATAGCCAAAGCCGGCCACGACCCCCAGGACTTCGTGACGTTCTCGGTCGAGGGGGATAAGATACGCTTCGTTCTCGCCGTCCGGGAGTGGGATTTGGGTTGCGTCTTTCACGACCCGGAAACCGGTAAGTGCAGGATTCACGAGGTCAGGCCGGTTATCTGCCGCATCTACCCCTTCATGGTCTCCAGAAAACCGCTCGGCATCGAGGGTGAGAAGCCGTTCAATTACAAAGGCGAAACCCTGTGGCTCTACTACGACGAGAGCTGTCCCGGGATAAACGCCGAAAACCCGGAAACGACGATAACGCCCGAGGAGATAGCGGAGCTCGGGCTTGAGTTCGAGAGGGAGTTCGAGAAGACCGATATGGACGGCTTTGCAAGGCTTCTCGACGAGCTCGAAAAGTAG
- a CDS encoding PUA domain-containing protein: protein MSQELRYRRASAWEYDLILREAEKYGELKHHFFAVVEGKFRDVYAVNERVWRELEGLKVKPYAYGTFVGTIKVDNLVEKFYPNVEFFYFVEVEKNYAVLSPKAGFLFTTGKDVPRSGVRKYVWQGTKKLVIYDENGIILGIGRINPESRRKFILNVTDIGEFLRRKR, encoded by the coding sequence ATGAGCCAGGAACTCCGCTACCGCCGTGCCTCCGCATGGGAATACGACCTCATACTCCGCGAGGCCGAAAAGTACGGCGAGTTAAAGCACCATTTTTTCGCCGTCGTCGAGGGTAAGTTCAGGGACGTCTACGCCGTCAACGAGCGGGTCTGGAGGGAGCTTGAGGGATTAAAGGTTAAGCCCTACGCCTACGGAACCTTTGTCGGCACGATTAAGGTTGACAACCTTGTTGAAAAGTTCTACCCCAACGTCGAGTTCTTCTACTTCGTTGAGGTCGAGAAGAACTACGCGGTGCTGAGTCCGAAGGCCGGCTTCCTCTTCACCACGGGCAAGGACGTCCCGAGGAGTGGCGTGCGAAAGTACGTCTGGCAGGGGACGAAGAAGCTCGTAATATACGACGAGAACGGGATTATCCTCGGCATTGGCAGGATAAACCCCGAAAGCAGGAGGAAGTTCATCCTGAACGTTACCGACATTGGGGAGTTTTTGAGGCGGAAGCGCTGA
- a CDS encoding KaiC domain-containing protein, translating into MIKKVKTGIPGMDEILHGGIPERNVVLLSGGPGTGKSIFSQQFIWNGLQMGEPGIYVALEEHPVQVRQNMAQFGWDVRKYEEEGLFAMVDAFTAGIGKSKEYEKYIVHDLTDIREFIDVLRTAVKDLGAKRVVIDSVTTLYINKPAMARSIVMQLKRVLAGLGVTSILVSQISVGERGFGGPGVEHGVDGIIRLDLDEIDGELKRSLIVWKMRGTSHSMRRHPFEITDKGIVVYPDKVLKRKTVVEIE; encoded by the coding sequence ATGATTAAGAAGGTCAAGACCGGCATTCCTGGCATGGACGAAATCCTTCACGGCGGAATTCCCGAGAGGAACGTCGTCCTGCTCAGCGGCGGGCCGGGAACCGGCAAGTCCATATTCAGCCAGCAGTTCATCTGGAACGGACTCCAGATGGGCGAGCCCGGCATTTACGTCGCCCTTGAGGAGCACCCGGTTCAGGTCAGGCAGAACATGGCCCAGTTCGGCTGGGACGTGAGAAAGTATGAGGAGGAAGGTTTATTCGCGATGGTTGACGCCTTCACCGCTGGAATCGGCAAGAGCAAGGAGTACGAGAAGTACATCGTCCACGACTTAACCGACATCAGGGAGTTCATAGACGTCCTTAGAACGGCCGTTAAAGACCTCGGGGCCAAGCGCGTCGTTATCGACTCGGTTACAACTCTCTACATCAACAAGCCGGCGATGGCGAGGAGCATCGTCATGCAGCTCAAGCGCGTCTTAGCTGGTCTCGGGGTTACGAGCATACTCGTGAGCCAGATAAGCGTCGGCGAGCGCGGATTCGGCGGACCGGGAGTTGAGCACGGCGTAGACGGCATAATAAGGCTCGATTTGGATGAGATTGACGGTGAGCTCAAGCGCTCACTCATAGTCTGGAAGATGCGCGGAACGAGCCACAGCATGAGGAGGCACCCCTTCGAGATAACCGATAAGGGAATCGTGGTTTACCCCGACAAGGTGCTGAAGAGGAAGACCGTTGTTGAGATTGAGTGA
- the speD gene encoding adenosylmethionine decarboxylase, with the protein METIGFHYVVEAAGCDPEILGDADKIRQIFLEAAKVGNMEVKSSYFFKFSPTGVSGVVIVAESHISIHTWPEKGYAALDVYTCGTKAEPEKAVDYILDKLKAKYAHVSEIKRGIEEDDDTFTHMIMTWEESLRKNGNGS; encoded by the coding sequence ATAGAGACCATTGGCTTTCACTACGTTGTTGAAGCCGCTGGCTGTGACCCAGAGATACTCGGTGACGCTGACAAGATAAGACAGATATTCCTTGAGGCGGCAAAGGTAGGCAACATGGAGGTCAAGTCGAGCTACTTCTTCAAGTTCTCACCGACCGGCGTCAGTGGCGTCGTCATCGTCGCGGAGAGCCACATCTCAATCCACACCTGGCCGGAGAAGGGTTACGCGGCTCTGGACGTTTACACCTGCGGAACCAAGGCCGAGCCCGAGAAGGCCGTTGACTACATCCTCGACAAACTGAAGGCCAAGTACGCCCACGTCTCCGAGATAAAGCGCGGAATCGAGGAAGACGACGACACCTTCACCCACATGATAATGACCTGGGAAGAGAGCCTCAGGAAAAACGGAAACGGAAGTTAA
- a CDS encoding protein translocase subunit SecF has protein sequence MARKKAKKPGEANEFRAKKREKLRFLAEMEPRKMIIYPLAVFIVALLLLAVHFPPLGIDLKGGVVVTGYGINANPDQVEKWLSSELGVNVNVESFTSVEGTKGIRVYAPAGVDPVKIINLLKQKYPNAEYTHSEVLPTFGELAKKQGIKAIAFAFLAMAVVVFLFFRNPVSSLAIIFSALSDMTIAVAMMGVFGIQLTTATIAALLMLIGYTVDSNILLTTKLTRRKEDTIEEAYLSAVSTGFTMSTTTLGALFMLWLISTSPTIDNIAIVLIFGLLADFMNTWIFNAGVLRWYLSTRGVKA, from the coding sequence ATGGCCAGGAAGAAGGCTAAAAAGCCCGGGGAGGCCAACGAGTTCCGGGCAAAAAAGCGCGAAAAGCTCAGGTTTTTGGCCGAGATGGAACCAAGGAAGATGATAATCTACCCGCTCGCGGTTTTCATAGTCGCACTGCTCCTGCTGGCGGTGCACTTCCCTCCACTCGGCATTGACCTCAAGGGCGGTGTCGTGGTTACTGGTTACGGGATAAACGCAAACCCCGACCAGGTGGAGAAGTGGCTCAGCAGTGAGCTCGGCGTCAACGTCAACGTTGAAAGCTTCACAAGCGTTGAGGGAACGAAGGGAATCCGCGTTTACGCTCCCGCCGGAGTTGACCCGGTTAAGATTATTAACCTCCTCAAGCAGAAGTACCCCAACGCCGAGTACACCCACAGCGAGGTTCTTCCGACGTTTGGAGAGCTCGCCAAGAAACAGGGAATCAAGGCAATAGCCTTCGCCTTCCTTGCGATGGCGGTGGTGGTTTTCCTGTTCTTCAGGAACCCCGTTTCATCGCTGGCAATAATATTCTCGGCCCTCTCAGACATGACGATAGCGGTTGCCATGATGGGCGTCTTCGGAATCCAGCTGACGACCGCGACTATAGCCGCGTTGCTGATGCTCATAGGTTACACCGTCGACAGTAACATCCTCCTGACCACCAAGCTCACGCGCAGGAAGGAGGACACAATAGAGGAGGCCTATCTAAGCGCGGTATCGACGGGCTTTACCATGAGCACCACAACGCTTGGAGCCCTCTTCATGCTCTGGCTCATCTCAACGTCGCCGACGATAGACAACATAGCCATAGTCCTCATCTTCGGTCTCCTCGCGGACTTCATGAACACCTGGATTTTCAACGCCGGCGTTCTCAGGTGGTATCTCTCCACAAGGGGGGTTAAGGCATGA
- a CDS encoding preprotein translocase subunit SecD, with amino-acid sequence MNRKLKKLLFNWRIILLIIFLSGSIATLATRPLTFGIDISGGVALIAQTEHPVDSKTMELVVDSLQKRLNTYGLRDVQVQGQGNDIVVVKVANVTSAEEANALKKVIESQGVFYMEFDGVIFGTGKDITYVGVYKINPDNSWEVPFRISKTAAEKFATLAKGKAGWPVDMFLDPPINSLLVVPKSMYDLMNSTAFNANAPQAPYLVERIHDAFNITTIAYANQSAEELKKLADGKPIVLVDVGASLVDKLRAMNVSVRYVPRQSGVSDAELVRSVLGLYGPYSLGEGLANGVPQTDVQITGHAANRLQAEQEAKTVYTVLKSGSLPVKLKVIGMQFISPKLGESFKTQALYAGIAALIAVLLIVYFHYRNWKIAIPVASTSLFEVTIILGIAALIKWNLDLPSIAGIIAAIGTGVDQQIVITDELLGGEKLTKITRRSSTLKRIGRAFFIIFASAATTIAAMSFLLVYFVGTLKGFAVTTIIGVLIGIFVTRPAYAEIAKYLVGED; translated from the coding sequence ATGAACAGGAAGCTTAAGAAGTTGCTCTTCAACTGGAGGATAATCCTTCTCATAATATTCCTCTCGGGCTCCATAGCAACCCTCGCCACCCGGCCCCTGACCTTTGGAATAGACATCTCGGGTGGAGTTGCCCTCATAGCGCAGACCGAGCACCCCGTTGACTCCAAGACGATGGAACTCGTCGTGGATTCCCTCCAGAAGCGTTTGAACACCTACGGCCTCCGCGACGTCCAGGTTCAGGGACAGGGTAACGACATAGTCGTAGTCAAGGTTGCGAACGTGACGAGCGCTGAGGAAGCAAACGCCCTCAAGAAGGTCATTGAGAGCCAGGGTGTCTTCTACATGGAGTTCGACGGCGTAATCTTTGGAACGGGTAAGGACATAACCTACGTTGGCGTCTATAAAATTAACCCCGACAACAGCTGGGAAGTGCCGTTCCGTATCTCCAAGACTGCCGCCGAGAAGTTCGCCACGCTTGCAAAGGGCAAGGCCGGCTGGCCCGTTGACATGTTCCTCGACCCGCCTATCAACTCGCTCCTCGTTGTTCCCAAGAGCATGTACGACCTCATGAACAGCACCGCCTTCAACGCGAACGCCCCGCAGGCGCCTTATCTTGTGGAGAGAATCCACGATGCTTTCAACATAACCACGATAGCCTACGCCAACCAGAGCGCCGAGGAGCTCAAGAAGCTCGCCGACGGTAAGCCGATAGTTCTCGTTGACGTTGGAGCGAGCCTCGTTGACAAGCTCAGGGCAATGAACGTGAGCGTCCGCTACGTACCGAGACAGAGCGGTGTTAGTGATGCGGAGCTCGTTCGCAGCGTTCTCGGTCTCTACGGCCCGTATTCACTTGGCGAGGGCCTTGCCAACGGGGTTCCTCAGACCGACGTTCAGATAACCGGCCACGCGGCAAACAGGCTCCAGGCTGAGCAGGAGGCCAAGACCGTCTACACCGTCCTCAAGAGCGGTTCGCTCCCGGTCAAGCTCAAGGTCATCGGAATGCAGTTTATCTCGCCCAAGCTTGGTGAGAGCTTCAAGACCCAGGCCCTCTACGCTGGAATAGCGGCTTTGATAGCCGTCCTGCTGATAGTTTACTTCCACTACCGGAACTGGAAGATAGCCATACCCGTCGCCAGCACGAGCCTCTTCGAGGTCACGATAATCCTCGGAATCGCCGCCTTAATCAAGTGGAACCTCGACCTCCCGAGTATAGCCGGTATCATAGCGGCCATCGGTACGGGAGTAGACCAGCAGATAGTCATAACCGACGAGCTTCTCGGAGGCGAAAAGCTCACGAAGATAACGAGGCGTTCAAGCACGCTCAAGAGGATTGGAAGGGCGTTCTTCATCATATTCGCCTCGGCAGCAACCACGATAGCGGCCATGAGCTTCCTCCTGGTTTACTTCGTCGGAACCCTCAAGGGCTTCGCGGTGACGACCATTATCGGCGTCCTCATCGGAATCTTCGTCACGAGGCCTGCCTACGCCGAGATAGCCAAGTACCTCGTCGGTGAGGACTGA
- a CDS encoding potassium channel family protein gives MYVIIMGAGRVGYLVAKMLEEDGHDVTIIEMDRDRAKELSMQINGLVIEGDATDPKTLEEANIKQADAFAALTGKDDANLLACILAKNLNPNVKTSLRISNPKNRRIFEEVGDLKKYFDFVISPEEIAAEYISRNIVTPGFDRVLFPKEGAEIVRFTIDENSRIAGKLVKELNLPKDALIIAVYDEKGNLIIPSGDTKLPEKGQVIVFAKNSVLKEVKELLEGGE, from the coding sequence ATGTACGTCATAATAATGGGTGCCGGAAGGGTTGGCTACCTCGTCGCCAAAATGCTCGAGGAGGACGGCCACGACGTCACGATAATCGAGATGGACAGGGACAGAGCGAAGGAGCTCTCGATGCAGATAAACGGCCTCGTCATAGAGGGCGACGCAACGGACCCGAAGACACTGGAAGAAGCAAACATAAAGCAGGCCGACGCCTTCGCGGCTTTAACGGGCAAGGACGACGCCAACCTGCTCGCCTGCATCTTGGCTAAGAACCTCAACCCGAACGTCAAGACCTCGCTGAGGATAAGCAACCCCAAGAACAGGAGAATCTTTGAGGAAGTCGGCGACCTGAAGAAGTACTTCGACTTCGTGATTTCGCCGGAGGAGATAGCTGCCGAGTACATCAGCAGGAACATAGTCACACCGGGCTTTGACCGCGTTCTCTTCCCCAAGGAGGGGGCCGAGATAGTGAGGTTCACGATAGACGAGAACAGCAGGATTGCTGGAAAGCTCGTTAAAGAGCTCAACCTCCCCAAGGACGCGCTGATTATAGCGGTTTACGACGAAAAAGGCAACCTAATCATTCCCTCCGGAGATACGAAGTTGCCCGAGAAAGGTCAGGTCATCGTCTTTGCCAAGAACTCCGTCCTCAAGGAAGTGAAGGAACTTTTGGAGGGCGGGGAGTAG
- a CDS encoding V-type ATP synthase subunit H codes for MEDVIKRIVDAEKEAEERIERAKEEAKAIVLRAKEEAKAVEEEILAKAQVEADSLVQKAREEGEAEAKKILEEGEREIESLRSKAEANFESAITQAIELVRGG; via the coding sequence ATGGAGGACGTCATCAAGCGGATTGTTGATGCAGAAAAGGAAGCAGAGGAGCGTATTGAGCGCGCCAAAGAGGAAGCAAAGGCCATCGTCCTCAGGGCCAAGGAAGAAGCAAAGGCCGTTGAGGAGGAAATACTTGCCAAGGCCCAGGTCGAGGCCGATTCCCTCGTTCAGAAGGCGAGGGAAGAGGGGGAGGCCGAGGCTAAGAAGATTCTTGAGGAGGGCGAGAGGGAAATTGAGTCCCTCCGTTCGAAGGCCGAGGCCAACTTCGAGAGCGCAATAACCCAGGCAATAGAGCTTGTGAGAGGGGGCTGA
- a CDS encoding V-type ATP synthase subunit I yields MFRPEEMVKLDVITLNRYKDELLTYLHEAGLVEIRELDVKIAQKDTPNEYHRKAASYSITISRLVDFLKAHKKAQGGGIKEFFFPKEKAKRTYRYEGIEKLIKDVEEFLAKAEPEIKAVEGKLSSLQSEIERIKEAISTLELLSVFKLPVQYLRHSGLVEVSVGSVERLKLPALIEDLRKITEGRVALVSKELGDKALLVVANLSKDHDKVNSVLAKHSFERIEVPEGEGTPEELVREYRKKLDAKLRELDEAKKEAEKLAEKYYDDVVFYQELMENERDKASVLPMLARTNMTFALTGWLPRVDVPKVLEGIKKVTEGKAYINVREPRKEEIEEIPIKLKNPGWARPFEMLTEMYGVPRYDEIDPTPIIAFTYSFFFGFMLTDFMYGLIVGIVAALLVKGHKKFNDGTYKFAYTLLVSSFFTMLMGILFGSYFGNAGDIVLQYVTGNPNAQFWRIADALKDPMFVLMLALAIGLAHLFTGYTIGFIVKWKNGDAKGAVLEQLPWMLIILSIVFFATKNASLMLPAKALFGIGIVLFAVGEIVANGGLAALMIISDFFGFVGTWLSYARLMALALATSGIAMVINVLAAMVWGIKISVVPLGIIIGLIIFVGGQLFSTAINALGAFVHSLRLQYVEFFGTFYSGDGKPFTPFKSKREVSKLELKADGGA; encoded by the coding sequence ATGTTCAGGCCCGAGGAGATGGTCAAGCTCGACGTCATAACGCTCAACCGTTACAAGGACGAGCTGCTGACCTACCTTCACGAGGCCGGGCTCGTGGAGATTCGCGAGCTCGACGTTAAAATCGCCCAGAAAGATACTCCAAACGAGTACCATCGAAAGGCCGCTTCCTACAGCATAACAATCTCAAGGCTCGTTGATTTCCTGAAGGCCCACAAGAAGGCTCAGGGAGGGGGAATAAAGGAGTTCTTCTTCCCCAAGGAGAAGGCTAAGAGAACCTACCGCTACGAGGGCATTGAGAAGCTCATCAAGGACGTTGAGGAGTTCCTCGCAAAGGCTGAGCCCGAGATAAAGGCCGTCGAAGGGAAGCTCAGCTCTCTCCAGTCGGAGATAGAGAGGATTAAAGAGGCGATATCAACCCTTGAACTGCTCTCCGTCTTCAAGCTCCCCGTTCAGTACCTCAGGCACAGCGGTCTCGTCGAGGTTTCCGTCGGTTCCGTTGAAAGGCTAAAGCTCCCGGCGCTCATCGAGGACCTTAGGAAAATCACAGAGGGTAGGGTCGCCCTTGTGAGCAAAGAGCTCGGAGACAAGGCGCTTCTCGTCGTTGCGAACCTCTCAAAGGACCACGACAAGGTCAACTCCGTCCTGGCCAAGCACTCCTTTGAGAGGATTGAGGTTCCCGAGGGAGAGGGAACGCCCGAGGAACTCGTCAGGGAGTACAGGAAGAAGCTCGATGCCAAGCTCAGGGAGCTCGACGAGGCTAAGAAGGAAGCCGAAAAGCTCGCCGAGAAGTACTACGACGACGTCGTCTTCTACCAGGAGCTGATGGAAAACGAGCGCGACAAGGCCTCAGTGCTCCCGATGCTCGCGAGGACGAACATGACCTTCGCCCTAACCGGCTGGCTCCCGAGGGTTGACGTTCCAAAGGTTCTCGAGGGGATAAAGAAGGTCACCGAAGGGAAGGCCTACATAAACGTACGTGAGCCGAGGAAGGAGGAAATTGAGGAGATTCCGATTAAGCTCAAGAACCCCGGCTGGGCGAGACCCTTCGAGATGCTCACCGAGATGTACGGCGTTCCGAGGTACGACGAGATAGACCCGACGCCGATTATAGCCTTCACGTACTCGTTCTTCTTCGGCTTCATGCTCACCGACTTCATGTACGGTCTCATCGTCGGCATCGTTGCGGCACTCCTCGTCAAGGGCCACAAGAAGTTCAACGACGGAACCTACAAGTTCGCATATACACTGCTCGTCAGCTCGTTCTTCACGATGCTCATGGGAATCCTCTTCGGTAGCTACTTCGGCAACGCCGGAGACATAGTCCTCCAGTACGTCACGGGCAATCCGAACGCCCAGTTCTGGCGCATAGCGGATGCATTGAAGGACCCGATGTTCGTCCTAATGCTCGCACTCGCCATAGGTCTCGCGCACCTCTTCACCGGCTACACCATAGGCTTCATAGTTAAGTGGAAGAACGGCGACGCCAAGGGGGCAGTACTTGAGCAGCTTCCCTGGATGCTCATAATACTCAGCATAGTCTTCTTCGCGACCAAGAACGCCTCGCTGATGCTACCGGCCAAGGCACTCTTCGGAATCGGCATAGTCCTCTTCGCGGTCGGCGAGATAGTTGCCAACGGCGGACTCGCGGCGCTGATGATAATCTCTGACTTCTTTGGCTTCGTCGGAACTTGGCTCAGCTACGCCAGGCTTATGGCCCTCGCACTGGCAACCAGCGGAATAGCGATGGTCATCAACGTCCTTGCCGCGATGGTCTGGGGAATCAAGATAAGCGTCGTTCCGCTCGGAATTATCATAGGTTTGATTATCTTCGTCGGCGGTCAGCTGTTTTCGACCGCCATAAACGCCCTCGGAGCGTTCGTTCACTCGCTCCGTCTCCAGTACGTTGAGTTCTTCGGAACCTTTTACTCGGGCGATGGAAAGCCCTTCACCCCGTTCAAGTCCAAGAGGGAGGTTTCGAAACTCGAGTTGAAAGCTGATGGAGGTGCATGA
- a CDS encoding ATP synthase subunit K (produces ATP from ADP in the presence of a proton gradient across the membrane; the K subunit is a nonenzymatic component which binds the dimeric form by interacting with the G and E subunits), producing MDPIVYVALGAALASGIAGAASAFGVGIAGAAAAGVVAEDEKNFKNALILEGLPMTQSIYGLITLFLILLSAGIIGGGFKFAQATTDNIVKSAILFGAGLTVGLTGLSAIPQGIIASAGIGAVAKNPKTFTQGIIFAAMAETMAIFGLVGALIMIATGVGL from the coding sequence ATGGACCCGATAGTTTACGTTGCCCTCGGTGCGGCGCTCGCGAGCGGAATAGCGGGTGCCGCCTCGGCCTTCGGTGTTGGTATAGCAGGTGCCGCAGCTGCAGGAGTCGTTGCAGAGGACGAGAAGAACTTCAAGAACGCGCTGATACTCGAAGGTCTGCCGATGACCCAGAGTATCTACGGTCTCATTACGCTGTTCCTCATCCTGCTCAGCGCGGGAATCATAGGCGGCGGCTTCAAGTTCGCCCAGGCCACCACAGACAACATAGTTAAGAGCGCCATACTCTTCGGTGCCGGCCTTACCGTCGGCCTCACCGGTCTCTCCGCCATACCGCAGGGTATCATCGCGAGCGCTGGAATCGGTGCCGTTGCCAAGAACCCGAAGACCTTCACCCAGGGCATCATCTTCGCCGCTATGGCCGAGACCATGGCCATCTTCGGTCTCGTCGGTGCGCTCATCATGATTGCCACCGGCGTCGGTCTCTGA